The Bartonella birtlesii IBS 325 genome has a window encoding:
- a CDS encoding DNA translocase FtsK, whose protein sequence is MHQSSSPYDSLEVRKSYSSRLLEMFLRQIGVFIGLGLLGFLIFCVFALATWNVADPSLTHASTNKVTNFMGWPGAIFADFFMQFFGFAGLGVLLPPLFWSFLLLAQKNIYNLLFRFFLWVISTICFLISFALMTPVASFTYWPLPMGLGGVVGDKVLSAVYSIFPIFLSPFQNVLLSLVVIMLGFLMAAFAGNVVWRRQTKKGKVKNTQKNEIVEPHLDVLEDTEHAEDEVQNGFFVTTFGAILHIFYFLQARFFRLFSFKNRSRGQEKSLGKLQDRIEPIFGDEKAQCQENQEKTRVSPIKKRALKSLTTSSNGGFLLPHLDYLSVPPPSVRDAKLSPAALKANSQELEGVLLDFGVKGKIIDARPGPVVTLYEFEPAAGIKSSRIIGLADDIARSMRAISTRVAVVPGRNVIGIELPNAKREMVYLREMLQAQEFVESKAKLGLALGKTIGGETVIADLAKMPHLLVAGTTGSGKSVAINTMILSLLYRMTPEQCRLIMVDPKMLELSVYDGIPHLLTPVVTDPKKAVIALKWAVREMEERYSKMSKLNVRNIDGFNARLKEAESQGEKMARTIQVGFDHETGEPLYETETLDFSPMPYIVVIIDEMADLMMVAGKDIEGAVQRLAQMARAAGIHVIMATQRPSVDVITGTIKANFPTRISFSVSSKIDSRTILGEQGAEQLLGQGDMLFMMGGGRVQRVHGPFVADDEVEQVVMHLKAQALPDYLETITQEVAENDADVSAASPAADDPYSQAVAIVLRDRKASTSYVQRRLGIGYNRAASLIERMEEEGIISAANHAGKREILVPAEEERF, encoded by the coding sequence ATGCATCAAAGTTCTTCTCCTTATGATTCATTAGAAGTGCGAAAATCTTACAGTTCAAGGCTTCTTGAAATGTTTTTGCGCCAAATTGGTGTTTTTATTGGACTTGGGCTTTTGGGTTTCCTTATTTTTTGCGTTTTTGCTTTGGCAACTTGGAATGTTGCAGACCCCTCATTAACGCATGCGAGTACAAATAAAGTTACGAATTTTATGGGGTGGCCAGGAGCTATTTTTGCAGATTTTTTCATGCAGTTTTTTGGTTTTGCTGGTCTTGGTGTGTTGTTGCCACCATTATTTTGGTCGTTTCTTTTATTGGCACAAAAAAATATCTACAATTTACTTTTTCGCTTTTTTTTATGGGTGATATCAACGATTTGTTTTTTAATTTCTTTTGCACTTATGACACCTGTTGCTTCTTTTACGTATTGGCCATTGCCAATGGGTTTGGGTGGGGTTGTGGGAGATAAGGTTTTAAGTGCTGTCTATTCTATTTTTCCTATTTTTCTTTCACCGTTTCAGAATGTGCTCCTGAGTCTTGTTGTTATCATGCTAGGTTTTTTAATGGCTGCTTTTGCGGGTAATGTGGTATGGCGGCGCCAGACAAAAAAAGGAAAAGTAAAAAATACTCAAAAAAACGAAATTGTTGAGCCTCACTTGGATGTGTTAGAAGACACAGAGCATGCCGAAGATGAAGTGCAGAATGGTTTTTTTGTTACAACTTTTGGAGCTATTTTACATATTTTTTATTTTTTACAAGCACGTTTTTTTCGTCTTTTCTCTTTCAAGAATCGCTCTCGAGGGCAAGAAAAGTCATTGGGAAAGTTACAAGATAGGATTGAGCCCATTTTTGGGGATGAAAAAGCACAATGTCAGGAAAATCAAGAAAAAACGCGCGTTTCTCCTATTAAAAAGCGTGCTTTGAAATCTTTAACCACTTCTTCCAATGGTGGTTTTCTCCTTCCCCATTTAGATTATCTTTCGGTCCCTCCACCGTCTGTTCGCGATGCAAAACTTTCTCCTGCTGCTTTGAAGGCCAATTCTCAGGAACTTGAGGGGGTCTTATTAGATTTTGGTGTGAAGGGAAAAATTATTGATGCACGTCCTGGTCCGGTGGTTACTTTGTATGAATTTGAACCGGCAGCTGGTATTAAATCTTCTCGTATTATTGGGCTGGCAGATGATATTGCACGTTCAATGCGTGCAATTTCGACACGTGTTGCCGTGGTGCCAGGACGTAATGTTATTGGAATAGAATTGCCCAATGCAAAGCGTGAGATGGTTTATTTACGAGAAATGTTACAAGCGCAAGAATTTGTTGAGAGCAAGGCAAAGTTAGGACTTGCTTTGGGTAAGACAATCGGAGGCGAGACTGTTATCGCGGATTTAGCAAAAATGCCTCATCTTTTGGTGGCAGGTACAACAGGATCGGGAAAGTCTGTTGCCATTAATACCATGATTTTATCGCTTCTTTATCGTATGACACCTGAGCAGTGCCGTCTCATCATGGTGGATCCAAAAATGCTTGAACTTTCGGTTTATGATGGCATTCCTCATTTGTTAACACCTGTGGTGACAGATCCTAAAAAGGCAGTAATTGCGCTTAAATGGGCTGTTCGTGAAATGGAAGAACGCTACAGTAAAATGTCAAAACTGAATGTGCGCAATATTGATGGGTTTAATGCACGTCTCAAAGAGGCAGAAAGTCAGGGAGAGAAAATGGCGCGTACCATTCAAGTTGGATTTGATCATGAGACTGGTGAGCCTCTTTATGAAACGGAAACACTGGATTTTAGTCCTATGCCCTATATTGTTGTTATTATTGATGAAATGGCAGATTTGATGATGGTTGCTGGTAAAGATATTGAGGGAGCAGTGCAACGCTTAGCACAAATGGCACGTGCTGCCGGTATCCATGTGATTATGGCAACACAGCGTCCTTCAGTGGATGTGATTACTGGCACCATTAAAGCCAATTTTCCTACACGCATTTCTTTTTCGGTGAGTTCAAAAATTGATAGCCGAACAATTCTTGGCGAACAGGGCGCTGAGCAATTGTTAGGACAAGGAGATATGTTGTTTATGATGGGAGGAGGGCGTGTCCAGCGTGTTCATGGACCTTTTGTGGCGGATGATGAAGTGGAACAGGTTGTCATGCACCTTAAAGCGCAAGCGCTTCCTGATTATTTAGAAACCATTACGCAAGAGGTCGCAGAAAATGATGCGGATGTTTCTGCTGCTTCTCCTGCAGCAGATGATCCTTATAGCCAAGCTGTTGCAATTGTTCTTCGTGATCGTAAGGCTTCAACTTCTTATGTTCAACGCCGTTTAGGTATTGGTTATAACCGTGCGGCTTCATTAATTGAGCGGATGGAAGAAGAGGGTATTATTAGTGCGGCAAATCATGCGGGGAAGCGGGAAATTTTGGTGCCTGCCGAAGAAGAACGCTTTTAA
- a CDS encoding ubiquinone biosynthesis hydroxylase gives MYSDQDKNIKPNKKAKSNKTAKQCDLLIAGGAIVGLTLAVSLKQAAPELKINIVDAAPQENIPVSNIRTIALAAASLRMLKQLQCWEHIKSSCQPIHSMIITDACTNDPVKPTLLTFEGEITPDEPFATMVEHRELIKALKKRVKELAIPVITNVRVIDFHQEEQQTTVTLSNAEIWQTKLLIAADGAHSKLREKAGLKNFSHPYKQTAIICTIEHEKPHHGQAIQHFFPAGPFALLPLKGNRSAIVWNESHKIAQYYLKADTLIFETELEKRIGHKLGKLSWNGERQAFPLQLSLTHQCIKPRFALIGDAAHTIHPLAGQGLNLGLRDSAALAEVIIETARLGLDIGSLTALERYQSWRRFEVVRMAFSNDWLNKLFSNDNLFLRMIRDTGLGIVNKIPKIKKYFIQEASGLTPHAPRLLQGLPL, from the coding sequence GTGTATTCTGACCAAGATAAAAATATAAAACCCAATAAAAAAGCAAAATCCAATAAAACGGCAAAACAATGCGATCTTCTCATTGCGGGGGGAGCAATTGTCGGTTTAACGCTGGCGGTATCGCTCAAACAAGCAGCCCCTGAACTAAAAATCAATATCGTTGATGCTGCTCCTCAAGAAAATATCCCTGTTTCCAATATACGGACCATCGCCCTTGCTGCTGCTTCTCTTCGTATGTTAAAACAATTGCAATGTTGGGAACATATAAAATCTTCTTGCCAACCCATTCACTCAATGATCATTACCGATGCATGCACAAATGATCCCGTCAAACCAACTCTTTTAACCTTTGAAGGAGAGATTACTCCTGATGAGCCTTTCGCTACTATGGTAGAACACAGAGAACTCATCAAAGCTCTAAAAAAACGTGTAAAAGAACTCGCTATCCCTGTCATTACAAACGTGCGTGTCATTGATTTTCACCAAGAAGAGCAACAAACAACCGTTACTTTAAGCAATGCAGAAATTTGGCAAACCAAATTGCTTATTGCAGCTGATGGTGCCCATTCGAAATTACGTGAAAAAGCGGGGCTTAAAAATTTTTCTCACCCCTATAAACAAACAGCCATCATCTGCACCATCGAACATGAAAAACCTCATCATGGACAAGCCATTCAACATTTTTTCCCTGCAGGTCCTTTCGCACTTCTCCCTCTCAAAGGTAACCGATCCGCTATTGTATGGAATGAATCCCATAAAATCGCACAATATTACCTCAAAGCCGATACTCTTATTTTTGAAACAGAACTCGAAAAACGCATTGGCCACAAACTTGGGAAGCTTTCTTGGAATGGTGAACGTCAAGCTTTTCCTTTGCAGCTCTCTTTAACACACCAATGCATTAAGCCTCGTTTTGCTCTCATTGGTGATGCTGCCCACACAATCCATCCCCTCGCAGGACAAGGGCTCAATTTAGGATTACGCGACAGCGCCGCGCTCGCCGAAGTAATTATTGAAACAGCACGATTGGGGCTTGATATTGGCTCCCTCACCGCTTTAGAGCGCTATCAAAGCTGGAGACGTTTTGAAGTTGTTCGTATGGCTTTCAGCAATGACTGGCTCAACAAACTCTTTTCTAACGATAATCTTTTCTTACGCATGATACGCGATACCGGTCTTGGAATTGTTAATAAAATACCAAAAATAAAGAAATATTTTATTCAAGAAGCTTCTGGTCTTACCCCTCATGCCCCACGTCTACTACAAGGACTCCCTCTTTAA
- a CDS encoding H-NS family nucleoid-associated regulatory protein produces MNDLKNMNFDELQEMRAQIDVELKRRQAKEKQNARRKILEIASAHGIDIADLVSKERHYRNPNNQWELWNGRGRRPKWIKEWLESGYALEELEVT; encoded by the coding sequence GTGAATGATCTCAAAAATATGAATTTTGATGAGCTACAAGAAATGCGTGCCCAAATTGATGTAGAATTGAAAAGGCGGCAAGCAAAAGAAAAACAGAATGCACGGCGAAAAATTCTTGAAATTGCTAGTGCACATGGAATCGATATCGCTGATCTTGTCAGTAAAGAACGGCATTATAGAAATCCTAATAATCAATGGGAGTTATGGAATGGACGTGGGCGTAGGCCAAAATGGATTAAGGAATGGCTGGAGAGTGGTTATGCGCTTGAAGAATTAGAAGTAACATAA
- the korA gene encoding KorA family transcriptional regulator, which translates to MKMIEQNSVDRAFNQKAAREITIVMRSEREWYFTFVADDPVTGKPNKYTLLTQRGKLRTWADPKYLFKFLQERGVIYGSFSLNEDKQNETSKYSSKNNS; encoded by the coding sequence ATGAAAATGATAGAACAAAACAGTGTTGATAGAGCATTTAATCAAAAGGCCGCGCGTGAAATTACGATTGTAATGCGCTCAGAAAGAGAATGGTACTTTACATTTGTTGCAGATGACCCAGTAACCGGTAAACCAAACAAATATACACTCCTTACGCAAAGAGGAAAATTAAGAACTTGGGCTGATCCGAAATATCTTTTTAAATTTCTTCAGGAAAGAGGGGTTATCTACGGCAGTTTTAGTCTTAATGAGGATAAACAAAATGAAACAAGCAAATATTCTTCAAAAAACAATTCATAA
- the trwL gene encoding VirB2 family type IV secretion system major pilin TrwL, translated as MKQANILQKTIHNKIITTIAFVTAFFMTHSVCAQARALDKAKTALEGLQAQLKIIIPIAAAIILLCLAIGYAGRYIEKDTFVRWAVGVVIAGSATELVAMLFQNG; from the coding sequence ATGAAACAAGCAAATATTCTTCAAAAAACAATTCATAATAAAATCATCACAACGATTGCATTTGTAACTGCTTTTTTTATGACACATTCAGTGTGTGCTCAAGCACGCGCTTTGGATAAAGCCAAAACCGCTTTGGAAGGGCTTCAGGCACAATTGAAAATCATTATTCCTATTGCTGCCGCTATTATACTTTTGTGCTTAGCAATTGGTTATGCAGGACGTTACATTGAAAAAGATACTTTTGTGCGCTGGGCAGTTGGCGTTGTCATCGCTGGCTCAGCGACTGAACTTGTCGCTATGTTATTTCAAAACGGATAG
- the trwL gene encoding VirB2 family type IV secretion system major pilin TrwL gives MRQLNNIQSKNNNLIIVISAAITTFFMAYPASAELKHAKKALDDLKKDLIDNIIPIAAAVILLCLAIGYAGRYIGKDTFVRWAVGVVIAGSAAELVKMLFGHA, from the coding sequence ATGAGACAATTAAATAATATTCAATCAAAGAATAACAATCTAATAATTGTAATTTCTGCAGCTATAACCACCTTTTTTATGGCTTATCCTGCATCTGCAGAATTAAAACACGCTAAAAAGGCTTTAGACGATCTGAAAAAAGATCTTATTGACAACATTATCCCTATTGCTGCTGCCGTTATACTGTTGTGCTTAGCAATTGGTTATGCAGGCCGTTATATTGGAAAAGATACTTTTGTACGATGGGCGGTTGGTGTCGTCATCGCTGGTTCAGCGGCTGAACTCGTAAAAATGTTGTTCGGCCATGCATAA
- the trwL gene encoding VirB2 family type IV secretion system major pilin TrwL, with translation MKQQNNLQLKNNNRIIAISAAITVFFITHPVYAQNTLKKAGDALKALQDDLIEKIIPVAAAIILLCLAIGYAGRYIEKGTFVRWAIGVVIAGSATQLVAMLFKP, from the coding sequence ATGAAACAACAAAATAACCTCCAATTGAAAAATAATAATCGTATCATTGCAATTTCTGCAGCTATAACCGTATTTTTTATCACTCATCCTGTATACGCTCAAAATACTTTGAAAAAAGCTGGAGATGCTCTAAAAGCTTTACAAGATGATCTTATTGAGAAAATTATTCCTGTTGCTGCTGCTATTATCCTTTTGTGTTTAGCAATTGGTTATGCAGGCCGTTATATTGAAAAGGGTACTTTTGTACGTTGGGCAATAGGCGTTGTCATCGCTGGCTCTGCTACTCAACTTGTCGCGATGTTATTTAAGCCATAA
- the trwL gene encoding VirB2 family type IV secretion system major pilin TrwL, with protein sequence MKQSKNNNRIIAISIALIAFFITHPVYAQLQHAETALKKLQDDLVQKIIPVAAAVILLCLAIGYAGRYIGKDTFVRWAVGVVIAGSATELVAMLFKAN encoded by the coding sequence ATGAAACAATCAAAAAATAATAATCGTATCATTGCAATTTCTATAGCTTTAATTGCATTTTTTATAACTCATCCTGTATATGCACAACTACAACATGCGGAAACTGCTTTAAAAAAATTACAAGATGATCTCGTTCAAAAGATTATTCCTGTTGCTGCAGCTGTCATACTTTTATGCTTAGCAATTGGTTATGCGGGGCGCTACATTGGAAAAGATACTTTTGTACGATGGGCGGTTGGTGTTGTCATCGCTGGTTCAGCAACTGAACTTGTCGCAATGCTATTCAAAGCTAATTGA
- the trwL5 gene encoding type IV secrection system protein TrwL5, whose amino-acid sequence MGCRYIYNNVIYAVKKEIFSRVNSIIMRIKNMKQINILQAKIGNKISTIITSIIFLMAQPVWAQTTTKDIDVLISMQYGLSMIIPIVCAIILLCLLLIYVFRIIARATFLRWAFSVVIAGAAFYISHILFYIQ is encoded by the coding sequence ATGGGTTGTAGGTACATCTATAATAATGTCATTTATGCTGTGAAAAAGGAAATATTCTCGAGAGTAAATTCAATTATAATGAGGATAAAAAATATGAAACAAATAAATATTCTTCAAGCAAAAATTGGCAACAAAATCAGTACTATTATAACTTCAATTATATTCTTAATGGCCCAACCTGTGTGGGCCCAAACAACCACAAAAGACATAGATGTCCTAATAAGCATGCAATATGGGCTTAGTATGATTATTCCTATTGTTTGTGCTATTATTCTTTTATGTCTCTTACTTATTTATGTGTTTCGTATCATAGCAAGGGCTACATTTTTAAGATGGGCATTCAGTGTCGTTATCGCTGGAGCAGCATTTTATATTAGCCATATATTATTTTACATCCAATAA
- the trwM gene encoding VirB3 family type IV secretion system protein TrwM, producing the protein MKPQQHEAFPLFKGATRVPTVWGVPMMPFIVMVISVAVVAMMINIFLWVIAPPLWFIMIQITKNDDKAFRIWWLWIDTKLRNRNKSFWGASSYSPSDYRKRR; encoded by the coding sequence ATGAAACCACAACAACATGAAGCATTTCCATTATTTAAAGGAGCAACTCGCGTTCCAACCGTTTGGGGCGTACCGATGATGCCATTCATCGTTATGGTTATAAGTGTAGCCGTTGTTGCCATGATGATAAATATCTTTTTGTGGGTAATTGCTCCACCATTATGGTTTATTATGATACAAATTACCAAAAACGATGATAAAGCATTCCGTATTTGGTGGCTATGGATTGATACCAAGCTTCGTAACCGCAACAAAAGTTTTTGGGGAGCTTCAAGTTATAGTCCCTCTGATTACCGCAAAAGGAGATAA
- the trwK gene encoding VirB4 family type IV secretion/conjugal transfer ATPase TrwK — protein MMAVENSKRLASETPVSLFIPYSHHITDTIISTKNAEYLSVWKIDGRSHQSASEEDIFQWTKELNNTLRGIASANLSLWTHIVRRRVYEYPDSAFDQMFCYQLDEKYRQSFTGYNLMVNDLYLTVIFQPIADKVMSFFSQHERETLDQKKMRQESCIKALNDINNTLAQSLKRYGAELLGAYEKNGHAYSSALEFLGMLINGEYRPMPICYERFADYMSINRPFFSKWGALGELRTSTGMRRFGMLEIKEYDTTTKPGQLNALLESDFEFVLTQSFSVLSRHAAKDYLQRHQRNLIDARDVATSQIEQIDEALNQLVSGHFVMGEHHCTLTIYGETVQQVRDYMAKANAILLDAAVLPKPVDLAIEAGYWAQLPANWKWRPRPAPITSLNFLSFSSFHNFMSGKPTGNPWGPAVTILKTNSKTPLYFNFHASKIEEDSTDKRLLGNTALIGQSGSGKTVLLGFLLAQAQKFKPTTVVFDKDRGMEIIIRAMGGRYLTFKPGKQSGFNPFQLPPTQDNLIFLKQFVKKLAEAGGEVTHHDEEEINQAVMSVMSSNIDRSLRRLSFLVQFLPNPHLNDYNAHPSVHARLIKWCEGGDYGWLFDNPTDALDLSTHQIYGFDITEFLDNSETRTPVMMYLLYRTEGMISGQRFMYIFDEFWKPLQDPYFEDLAKNKQKTIRKQNGIFVYATQEPSDALESNIAKTLIQQCATYIFLANPKANYEDYTQGFKLTDTEFELVKGLGEFSRQFLIKQGDQSALAELNLGKFHMTIDGKTKECDFSEELLVLSGTPDNAELAESIITKVGDDPAIWLPVFLQHIKTDRRET, from the coding sequence ATGATGGCTGTTGAAAACAGCAAACGTCTTGCCTCAGAGACACCTGTAAGTCTGTTCATACCCTATTCGCACCATATTACAGATACAATTATCTCTACAAAAAATGCGGAATATCTATCGGTTTGGAAAATTGATGGACGTTCGCATCAAAGTGCGTCAGAGGAAGATATTTTTCAGTGGACCAAAGAGCTAAATAATACCCTACGTGGTATTGCATCAGCCAATTTATCATTGTGGACACATATCGTACGCCGCCGTGTCTATGAATATCCTGATTCAGCATTTGACCAAATGTTTTGCTATCAGCTTGATGAAAAGTATCGACAAAGTTTCACTGGTTATAATCTTATGGTGAATGACCTGTATTTGACTGTTATTTTCCAACCGATAGCAGATAAAGTTATGTCATTCTTTTCTCAGCATGAACGTGAAACGCTCGATCAAAAAAAGATGCGGCAGGAATCATGTATCAAAGCCCTCAACGACATTAACAACACTTTAGCTCAATCGTTAAAACGGTACGGTGCAGAGCTTCTTGGTGCTTATGAAAAAAATGGCCATGCCTATTCTTCTGCGCTTGAATTCCTTGGAATGCTTATTAACGGCGAATATAGGCCTATGCCAATCTGTTATGAGCGTTTTGCCGACTATATGTCTATTAATCGGCCATTTTTCTCAAAATGGGGTGCTCTTGGAGAATTACGCACAAGCACTGGAATGCGTCGATTTGGAATGCTGGAAATTAAGGAATACGACACAACAACCAAACCAGGTCAATTAAATGCTTTGCTGGAAAGTGATTTCGAATTTGTCTTGACACAAAGCTTTTCAGTACTTTCGCGACATGCTGCTAAGGATTATTTGCAACGCCACCAACGTAATCTGATCGATGCTCGCGATGTGGCAACAAGCCAAATTGAGCAAATTGATGAAGCATTAAACCAGCTTGTCAGTGGACACTTTGTTATGGGTGAACATCACTGCACATTGACCATTTATGGTGAGACAGTTCAACAAGTCCGTGACTATATGGCAAAAGCAAATGCAATATTGCTAGATGCTGCAGTATTGCCAAAACCTGTAGATTTGGCTATAGAAGCTGGTTATTGGGCACAACTGCCCGCAAATTGGAAATGGCGGCCGCGTCCAGCACCAATCACGTCACTAAACTTTTTATCATTTTCATCTTTTCATAATTTTATGTCAGGCAAACCAACTGGAAATCCATGGGGGCCGGCAGTCACAATTCTGAAAACAAACAGCAAAACACCGCTTTATTTTAATTTTCATGCTTCTAAAATTGAGGAAGATTCAACAGATAAACGCTTACTTGGCAATACCGCCCTTATCGGGCAATCTGGTTCCGGTAAAACAGTGCTACTTGGTTTTCTGTTAGCGCAAGCACAAAAGTTTAAACCAACAACCGTTGTTTTTGATAAAGATCGCGGCATGGAAATTATTATTAGAGCTATGGGTGGTCGATATCTAACATTCAAGCCTGGTAAGCAAAGTGGTTTCAATCCTTTTCAACTTCCTCCAACACAAGATAACCTGATTTTTCTAAAACAGTTTGTTAAAAAATTAGCTGAAGCTGGTGGTGAAGTTACACATCACGATGAAGAAGAAATTAACCAAGCTGTCATGTCTGTCATGAGCAGCAACATTGACAGATCGCTGCGTCGTTTGTCTTTTCTTGTACAATTCTTACCAAATCCACATTTAAATGACTATAATGCTCACCCATCTGTTCATGCTCGTTTGATAAAATGGTGCGAAGGTGGTGATTATGGGTGGTTATTTGATAACCCTACTGATGCACTCGATCTTTCAACACACCAAATTTACGGTTTTGATATTACTGAGTTCTTAGATAACTCAGAAACGCGTACACCAGTCATGATGTATCTGCTTTACCGCACAGAAGGAATGATTAGCGGACAGCGATTTATGTATATTTTTGATGAGTTTTGGAAACCTTTGCAAGATCCATATTTTGAAGATCTAGCAAAAAATAAGCAAAAAACTATCCGTAAACAAAATGGTATTTTTGTTTACGCTACACAAGAACCCAGTGATGCCTTGGAAAGCAATATAGCCAAGACACTTATTCAACAATGTGCAACCTACATTTTCTTGGCCAATCCCAAAGCAAATTACGAAGATTATACACAAGGTTTTAAACTAACAGATACTGAATTTGAACTGGTTAAAGGCCTTGGTGAATTTAGTCGCCAGTTTCTCATCAAGCAAGGCGACCAATCTGCACTTGCAGAGTTAAATCTCGGCAAATTTCATATGACAATCGATGGAAAAACTAAAGAATGCGACTTTAGTGAAGAGCTTTTGGTATTATCAGGTACACCTGATAATGCAGAATTGGCTGAAAGCATCATTACTAAAGTGGGTGATGATCCAGCAATATGGTTACCAGTTTTTTTACAACATATAAAAACTGACAGGAGGGAAACATGA
- the trwJ gene encoding type IV secrection system protein TrwJ, with the protein MKKQVISIAVAITLGVSNPVKAFIVGGIPDSSSLQNFFGWSSSSKKTSSPQQKATPPQQKKMPPVTPLIDILKKQLEETKKIHESITGSQKFDTSKLKNIPTDQTSFFLKTPELVYYQNNGLAISKALPNILQGEEIPTSIRESRDFIGKRIQYATAIDKAVSLQTFQETENRFNQISELVEKINTTTDLKSIAELQARIKGMLAMIQNEATKLQMVTYSRNAEQALISQQKQIRNMRILNSENKGMPIIRSIR; encoded by the coding sequence ATGAAAAAACAGGTCATTTCAATAGCAGTAGCAATAACTTTAGGGGTTTCAAATCCGGTAAAGGCTTTTATAGTTGGAGGGATCCCAGATTCATCCTCATTACAAAATTTTTTTGGTTGGTCTTCCTCAAGCAAAAAAACAAGTTCTCCACAACAAAAGGCAACTCCTCCACAACAAAAGAAAATGCCACCTGTTACACCTCTCATCGACATCTTAAAAAAACAACTTGAGGAGACGAAAAAAATACATGAATCTATAACAGGAAGTCAAAAATTCGATACGAGTAAACTTAAAAATATACCAACAGATCAAACCAGTTTTTTTCTCAAAACTCCAGAATTAGTTTATTATCAAAACAATGGTTTAGCAATATCAAAAGCATTACCGAATATTTTGCAAGGAGAAGAAATTCCTACCTCTATTCGTGAATCTCGGGATTTTATCGGTAAACGTATCCAATATGCAACCGCCATCGATAAAGCTGTAAGTTTACAAACTTTCCAAGAAACAGAAAATCGTTTTAATCAAATCTCAGAACTCGTAGAAAAAATAAATACAACAACCGATTTAAAAAGTATTGCTGAATTACAGGCACGCATAAAAGGCATGCTAGCCATGATTCAAAATGAAGCGACAAAATTGCAAATGGTCACATATTCACGCAATGCAGAACAAGCACTTATTAGTCAACAAAAGCAAATACGCAATATGCGAATTCTTAATAGTGAAAATAAAGGAATGCCAATAATACGATCTATACGATAA